The Macadamia integrifolia cultivar HAES 741 chromosome 4, SCU_Mint_v3, whole genome shotgun sequence genome contains the following window.
CATTACATTCTTTGACCCAACAAATATATAGTTCTTCTATAGTGCATTGTGTACTTCAATCTTTTTCCCCATTTATTAGTAATCTAGTCATAATCTTTTGACAATATGTGGATGAAGTAAGTGTCCAGAAACAGTGTCTTGAGACTTCAATTAAGGTTTCGGCATTTGGTTTTCCAAATCACTGCGTAAGCACATATATATTAATAACTGTGAACTTGATAAATGAtatttgaccaatcaaattGTTCATAAGTACAGTAAATGTTGCAAGCTACCTAATTTAGAACCCTTTCCACAATCCTCCGGCTTCAGATTTATCTGGCGGACCAAGTGATTTCCACGGTCAGAAATCAACAACGCACATCTTTCAGGCACAAAAGTAAGTTCAAAATCGTCAGAGAAAGATGCATTCTGTGCAGGTCCATCCACTTTGCCAGGCCCCTTTGAATACCCTCCAGCAATCGTCGTCACACCTAGGGACATCAAATGAAAAAGAATAGTTTATTAATGCATCCTAACAGGAAGCTTGGCTCCTCTTAACTACAAGAGCACGCTAGAGTCTTAAGAGATAATAATGAATTAGATGGGAACCATGAAGCAGGACCCGAATGCGGAATGGCTGATccctccacacccccccccccaaaaaaaaaaaaagttgggatTAAGACTTTGTTGACTTGATTACATAAGAGCTTTTGCAGCAAACTGAAGGCCAGCAGTGAAGGGCCAAAACAAAACCGGTACTAATTTTGGATCCCACTACGAATAAATTTTATGTTCAGAACAATGCCCTTTCCCATTATATGCACCACCAAGTCACCATTAGCATCAGGGCTACTTCATGcagactctctctctcaatagaCATTCCCCTTCCAGAAGCACTAATACCCAGTCAGATACGCAGTCCATTCTAGTGAGTCCTGTTTCCTGTCCTACCACTACCAGTAAGCAACCTTATGATCCGGAAATATAAACTCGAAAAATTTTAAATGTCTTATATTAAGCATTAAGAATGGTCAAGGTTCACATGTTTGGACAAGAGCAGGTTGTTGGATAGACGATACCATATCCTTAAGATGACGAAAATTTTCAGACACACAAATGCTAGACCTCgttagagaaatttttttttttttttggggggggggggagaaaaatAGAAGGTAAGCGTACCCGATTTGTTGATCTTCCGAATGGAGTGACTATTCCTATCGGCGACGTAAACATTCCCCATTGTATCAACAGTGAGGCTCCGTGGGTGTTTAAACATGGCAGCTTTCGATTCTCCATCAGAAAATCCCTCGGTACCATTACCAGCAAACCGATTAATCTCGCTTTCTGCAAAAGAAAAGCATGGAAACCCAAACCCTATGAGTTCAGAATCTGTAGAGAAATGTTCATTTGCGTCTTTAGAGTTATGAACTCGGTACAACGTAATACCTTGCGAGATAGGAAAAGAAACTGTGTAGAAGATATTTCCAGAGTGGTCGAGGACGACAAGATCATTAGTTCCAGGTCGAGGCAGGACTGAATATGGGTTGATCTGTAGTTTGTTGCCGTCGAGAACAGTTGAAACGGTATACCCTTCCTCTAATACTAGCTCCGATGAAGCTGTTATAGCATTAAACAAGCTATTTTGAAAGCATGCATGAATTGTACAGATAAAACCAGTtgatttttttcactttttcaatcaaataaaagaaaaaaaaaatatatctgcAATAGCTCACCTGATCCTGCAAATAAATAGATGAGAACAAAGATGAGCATGGAATAGAAAGCCATTGGGGAAGAAATATTCGCAGAACCTCTTACAACGAAGGAAGGTGTCGGgattctctgctgatggcaatgccgaaggtgggggattCCTGGCTCCTTCTTTGTTCTTGTATCCATGTAGAAATACAAGATCTtttagaagaaaagagaagaaaaaaaaaaaaaggaaggaagcaAAGGATTGGAactcaaaccctaaatccttcgAAGGGAAAGTAGGAAAGAGCCTGGAACAGCCAAGCGAAAAGCAACACCCATACAGAGGAGGAAGGCACTATCGACAGTCCGACTATGACCTCCTCTCTTTCAAGTCGCGCAATTTATAGGAGGTACTGGTACGGTAGGGAGCCGAAATGGAGGTCGAACCGAACAGAGCAGACGGATTGGTCCGAATTGGCAAACCGAAATCAACCGGATCAAAAACTCTTTGTCGATTTGATATTGAAACCGGTGAAGACCGGAAGTATTGTAACTTTGGGTGTCAATGGGTCGGGTGGGCCACTCTCAGTCAGGCCTAGTCGGGCATGGCGGGCGTATGTCCTTGGACCATGATTTagctatttaaggaatgagtcgagTTCGATCGGGTTTCAAGCTTTAATTGAGTTTCTCTTAATCGGGGTAATCAGGCTATAATCAAGCCTTAAACGGAGTAATATACCAATAAAATCTTAAATGGtatttacttttcttagatttaatgTACTTTAATCTATTTTATTAAAACCtcaataaatttgaaaatatattacacttaattacaataaataattgataaaaatatcattatatattatattctattcaaaaaaatcaaaatatatcgGGTTAAACGTGTCAGTCCAAGGGAGACCTATTAGGCTTACCCTTGGattgtgtactacctatttacaAATGGGCCTAGCTTAGGCttgacacatttaataatcaaCATAGGCCAAGCCAATATTTAAATGATTGGGCCCAATCGATCCAATCAGTGAGGCCTTGGGATTGACACACTTAATTATAACAATTAACCACCTATGAGACTCatgttgtgtttggtagctatTTAGTCCTATAAAtgatgtttcgtgtcaaaaacaaaattttcaatttttgtgtcaaaatgcagttaaaaaaaaaaatggcgttTGATGAATTTGTTTCAGACTTTCAGGAACAATTATCCTAATtgtacacctttttttttgttgttattattattatttaaaaaacaaGGTTATGTCATTTCCATCATTTTACGtttataacatttttttcttttttgtttacaaaaaatcgaAAAACACCAAACCtgttattccattttttttttaattcccaaagaaaaaacatcaaaacgttttttttttttctagatgtCTACCAAATGTAGCCTGACTGAAACTAGAAAATCAATAGAAATTGAAACTGATCGAACCCGTtgcgattttgattttatcgattttttggattcagtttgatttttgattttggtttgattgaaCCATTATGAATTCGATTCGATTTTCACTGTTGAGCcgtttgttccaaaaaaataaaaaaagcgaCATACCGAATCTCTCCCCATGTAATAATACCACATAATTGCGAGTTAAATTAAAAGACTTAACGCTTAAGGTATCTTCTCAATCTCCCCTCTGTTTACAATTAACAGTGAAAAAGAAcaagagaaaaggggaaaacaTTCTTCAAAAACAGatgatgaaagaaaagaaaaaccccacACAAACATAGAACACTTTCTTTCTGCCATTCTCTCAGATCCAAGTTCCTCTGCATTTCGTTCTGTCATCCTCTTCTACCTTCCTGCGATCTCACAATTTGTTCATCCGGATCTGGACTTTCACCTTCTCTGTCTCTACCTGTCGATACTTGAGGTCTTCATTTCCGATAGATCATGCTCTGGTTCTGCTGTTATTCGGATCGGATCGAGCTCACCTAAAGCCTCTCAAGTCACAATGGACGTAATCATGAATCCGTTTTCATCAGAAACGCGGTTGAGGTAAGCGACGATCTCACTCTTTTATTTCTGTTATAAGATCGAGTATGCGAGAATGCCGTTTTCTCCTTGCTTTCGTTTAAACCCCTCCTAGTTAGGTGTTTCTTTCCTGTTGAGAGGTATGGTGTTAAGAGTACTTGACCAAGTGATTTTGAATTGATCGTCAAAGAGGCAATGGGATTGGTCGCTTCTGGAGTTTGAATTCTCATCAATAGATACAATTCTCTAGCTAAATGATATCGAATTTAACTATTCTCGTGCTAAATGATATCAACTATAAGGAAATAATCCGTGCTTTTTATCGCCCAATTAATTTTCGTCTAATTAACTGATTATATCCTCCCAATTATAACACGGTAAAACTATGTACTCCACTGGAGAACTTTAGAGATTTCTTGTATCTCTTGGAAGGCTGGTTCGAGCTAAATGTAAGAGCCGGGATTATATATGGTGTATGCAATAAGCAACAAGGACTAGTTGCTTAAtttaagaattaattttaaATCACTAATTGTACAATGGTCCAAATGAAGGCGCTTGACTTATTCTGTTTGGCCTAAACATAATCTTGATCAGCCTGGACAAGTCTCCAACTACACCACATACTGATAATCCTCATgctcttcctattttatcttctCTTACATTGCTGATTTGCTGGCTTCGCAAGATTCAAGCGAGAGGAGACCCTTTCAATGAGGGACATGGAGAGGCATACATGGGACCTAACTTCCAATACTGGTTATTTGCAGTAAAATATTTCTCCAGTATAAATTAATACAGAGGAGGACATGAAAGGAGCTAGTGTACTGTTTATTGTTACTCTTTACTAATTGATTAAGCAATTTCCATAAACTTGTATTGAATTCACTTTTCCTTCTATATGCATGACTTAAATCTCATGTTTTTCTGGTTTCTAATTACATTTAAGTCTAGAAATGGGGCCTTGAAATGCTGATGTCATTGCTTCTGAGTGTTCGTTAGGTTTCCCATTGAATGAGGAGAAGTGTGTTTTGACACATTGTGAACTTACTTAATAAATGGAAATGCGAGAAAGGAAACAGACCAAATGTTGATTTCACAACAATTTGTTGGTAGCGTGATAATATCCACATATGTACTCGACACCTCTCTTTTTACTAGGAACTCTGtcatattctttttttgaatCAATGAAGACCAAATGAAGATCCTTCTTTTGGGCTCCATAACTTTCCATGAACCTCCTTAGTAGATAGATAGCCTCTGTCATGGATCTAACTGGCATAAATCCAAATTGGTTATTTGAGAtcttagtttctcttctcaagtgGGCTTCAATTATCTTCTGtcatagtttcatagtatgacttataagttttatgcttctatagttattacAACTCTCaatatcccctttatttttgtaggcTGAGACAAAAAATGCTTCTCTTTCAATCATCTGGCATTTTacttgtgctcataatcttgtaAAACAAGTTGGTTAACCCAACAAACCCACAAATTCCTAGGATTTTTCACACTTCTATAGGGATCTCATCTAGGCCTGGTGTCTTGCTTGCCTTCGTCTTTCTCAAGACTTCTTTAACTCCCGCCACACTAACCTTTCGTTAATGTCTATGACGAGTGAATTCCTGTTGAATAAAACAAACTTCTGGGTCATTCCTACTCGAAGTATCTCCATTTAGAAGTGGACTAATATACTCATCCTATCTCTTCGCAATGTCCTCATCTCTTACGAACACACTTCCATCATCACCTTTAATACACCTTACCTGGTCAAAATCTCTAgtccttctttctctcatctGAGCTATCTTACATATAactttcccctcttcttttgcGTGTATGTTAGTATAAAGATCCTCATATTCTTCGTCCTAGCCATCCCCACAACCCTTCTAGCTTTGTTTCGGGCATCATAATACTTCTTATCTTCTGAAATCTTGAGTCCTTTGTCATGTCTTTAAACACACTTTCTTGGTCTTAAATGGTTGCTTGGGCATcgtcatcccaccaccaagtctccttAGGGGCCTGATGTGATGTAGATCGAGCTATCAAAAGGAGAGTTCAATGCTGGCCCAAttctggttcagatctggttcacTTACATACATCGAACCAACtttatttttctccaattgcATCAGCCAACCTGCTGTTACTGTTCAGTGTTCACGCaggtactgttcacgtgaattGTACCTTGGGGTCCAATATTGGCATCTGGCTTGGGAAAGATGCTGCCCGCACTTGTTAGGAtattagatattagtttctatttttatttctctatGTTATCTTGGCAAGCAAGTTTTGTGACCTAGGGAGATTTGTTTCCTAATTTTGTTAGTTcatagtttcctattttgttagtcaATTACTTTCCTATTTGTAACTAGGataatttcctttttattattcagttgttagtttctaatttttgttgagcttggttagcaagttagacacaaattagaaagtgtTATTTCAGTCcataaagtttcttttttattattcgagcataacttcccaaccagccatcagttgagattcatcttttgaaggatatTTGGGCATCACATGAAGGACCTTTGCTCAAAACTTGAAGTTCATCGGAGGCTGAAATCTCAAGGTATCGAAAGTTGTCAAAAGTTTCCTTATTCATGTCAACAACATAACTCTCAATTCAACCATCAGAATTGCCTCATCTTTTGAGGGCTTATTTACCCATCTAGAACCTTCTtccaagtttcagctccatctaAGCTAGCTACGGTTTGTGAGATCTCATATTTCTCCCTGTTCAGCCAGATTTTTCAGATCGTACctaggattaggatcacttaTGATTCTAGTTCTATTAATGcaaataagtcacttaatgagcttattttattggaaataagccttgggttggattatgtatgtattgggcctttgatcctatgggttATCTTTGTAATGGATCACTTTAATTGGCctaaatatgggtagaaagtaggaaaacgggatttaattcatgagattagttagagtcatgtttttagtttatcttctttgttatttcaattttctagtcagtttagatttcccaattagttaagattgggttaggcctttcctttttagtgtttgagtcagttttgagtcttttatataaatttgtaaggggctacaacattgaacacgaatttgattgaatgaaaaaaaagaaaagaaaaagaaagttttgTGCTGaaaaactgtgagatgcagtgctgtgagagacaatttgggtgagatgccctagggaagagtgagatgctcAACCCAACCTATCCCCCTTCCCCATCTATCTTCTTTTCTATCAGTTACTAGAATATCGATCCTACTGTAGGGTTGGTTCTTACCTGGAACTCGCTTGTAGCCTCCTACATTATCTACCTTATGATGACTAAAAGACTATTCATGGAAAATTGTACTACCATTAGAAACTCCCACTCCccccctaaaaataaaaaaggaaaacagtGTGAGGCCTTGCATTTGGAGAGAACCCCCtgctagggaaaaaaaaatttaacatccTAGAGAGAGAATATTCATGTAAAATTTATAAACAAGGGTAAATTTGTTGAGTTCCTACATGATAGGAACAACAAAGTTTTGAGGGATAATGACTTGATTGATAGATTAAATCTCTCTTTTGAACTTCTAAAACACATCTTTCTCCATGATTATTCTATGTCAGGTTTTGTTTTACACCATAACCATTGATGCCAAATTTGAAATTGTAATATAATACCTTAATTTGCTATTTCTTACATTGGTGACAACTAAGAGACCTTAATCCCAGCTTAAACATTTTCATATCATTGATGTGAGGTGAACTTCATTTCATTGCAGGGATATGATTCGGTCTATACGTGCTTGTAAAACTGCTGCAGAAGAACGTGCTGTTATAAGGAAAGAGTGTGCTGCCATTCGTGCTGCAGTTAGTGCAAATGACCAGGATTATCGGCATCGCAATATGGCAAAGCTCATGTTCATTCATATGCTTGGTTACCCCACACATTTTGGTCAAATGGAGTGCCTAAAATTGATAGCATCTGCTGGATTTCCAGAAAAGAGAATAGGATATCTTGGTCTCATGTTACTTCTTGATGAAAGACAAGAAGTTCTAATGCTGGTCACAAATTCTGTAAAGCAGTATCCTGGGATTTTGGAGATTTTATTTGATATGGTTGTCTAACCTTGTCATTACAGTTTTTTTACCTATATTAAATTGTGGATTATTATTTTTCGCTAGTTGTGATGGTTATTCTTTTTCTCACCTAGTATGCAGAATCCTTAACTAATTTTTGCAGAGATCTTAAGCACACAAACCAATATATTGTGGGTCTTGCTCTTTGTGCTTTGGGGAATATTTGTTCAGCAGAAATGGCTCGTGATCTGGCACCCGAAGTGGAAAGATTGCTCCAATTTCGAGATCCAAACATTCGAAAAAAAGTAATTTTCTCCTTTCAAATAGATTTCCTTCTTAGTTTTTTGTTCCTATAGGTTGCAGGAGTGCACAGATGAAAATCCAAGCCATGGTATTGGAAGCCGTGCATGGGATGGTGCAAATGAATGGCATCTTGATCAACTAGGCTGAAAGGCATAGATCCCTATACTGTGTTGGTGTCATTTAGTGTAGAAGATACCGTAATTAATCTAGgatcagtatttttttcttcttgccatTTTGTGTTGTGGTCCATAGTTATTTAAACTTGGTAGATCATATTTCGTGTAATGTTCTGAAGGTGCATTTCAACATTTTAATCCATTTAGAATTTTTCTGGTGCATGGTACTTGTATCATTCTAGGCTTCTAGCAGTGGTTTTTCGGAAGCTTTGCAACAgccaaggttttaagtatccttCTATATCCTCCGATACTAACCGATTTGTATCGTATCTTTAAGGTACTGATAAGATAACTAATATAAATTTGATATTAGTACATGACACCTCAACCCTTATATATAATCAACTGAATCCACTTGTCC
Protein-coding sequences here:
- the LOC122077366 gene encoding uncharacterized protein LOC122077366 isoform X3; this encodes MDTRTKKEPGIPHLRHCHQQRIPTPSFVVRGSANISSPMAFYSMLIFVLIYLFAGSASSELVLEEGYTVSTVLDGNKLQINPYSVLPRPGTNDLVVLDHSGNIFYTVSFPISQESEINRFAGNGTEGFSDGESKAAMFKHPRSLTVDTMGNVYVADRNSHSIRKINKSGVTTIAGGYSKGPGKVDGPAQNASFSDDFELTFVPERCALLISDRGNHLVRQINLKPEDCGKGSKLDLGVAAIWLVAGLGALGILVLVSYLLISRTGRLRTRLFQRDMEALPNHSGDTSSDNLLRHQKRNC
- the LOC122077366 gene encoding uncharacterized protein LOC122077366 isoform X1 gives rise to the protein MDTRTKKEPGIPHLRHCHQQRIPTPSFVVRGSANISSPMAFYSMLIFVLIYLFAGSASSELVLEEGYTVSTVLDGNKLQINPYSVLPRPGTNDLVVLDHSGNIFYTVSFPISQESEINRFAGNGTEGFSDGESKAAMFKHPRSLTVDTMGNVYVADRNSHSIRKINKSGVTTIAGGYSKGPGKVDGPAQNASFSDDFELTFVPERCALLISDRGNHLVRQINLKPEDCGKGSKLDLGVAAIWLVAGLGALGILVLVSYLLISRDVSGHGCFSGTWKHCRIILETQALIICSDIRSVIASSRSYLFLLRLARLIRSYLFLMFGIHRVEHRSFSKEPISLLDLDVANNHELTKQQIYADQLKGLVTFDGCQDASERVEGFKQGNGDFEGTGVLTDSCVKVDAMRWANIMDFTNKGDQGNTMGPLVGSGSSCLVKRELKLD